One genomic window of Salvelinus alpinus chromosome 17, SLU_Salpinus.1, whole genome shotgun sequence includes the following:
- the LOC139542888 gene encoding dedicator of cytokinesis protein 3-like, giving the protein MWIPTEDEKIGVVICNFRSSVCQALVLEIGETVQILEKTEGWYRGFSTKKPSIKGIFPASYVHLKKSTVSNRGVCETVVPLEDPIITETTSTLQEWGVLWKQLYVKHKVDLFHKLRHVMNELIDLRRQLIQGHLAQDQTREIKRHITVRLDWGNEHLGLDLVPRKEFEMVDPDHISLSELYKLHASSRHSGQPSTNQGDSMRQRHGDGCHVPVQHHLFINLKSFTYNTISEDADVFFSLYDTRDNKQISEKFMVRLNKNGGPKNPEKVDRLCALFTDLSSKDLKRDLYIVTHVIRTGRMLLNDSKKGLPHVQYRRPYGCAVLAMSDVFHTITDLKEEKDFVLKVYTCNNENEWFQIHENIIRKSSTKYSAPSTNYGLIISLQLLRGELDQIRRENQAVFSRSLAITRKLGFPDVIMPGDTRNDLYLTLERGDFERGGKSVQKNIEVTVYVLYADGDTLKDCISLGSGEPNTSEHRSFVLYHNNSPRWSEMIKLPIPIDRFRGSHLRFEFRHCSTKDKGEKKLFGFAFTPLMREDGTTLSDESHELYVYKCDENATFSNQGLYLSMPCCKEDFNSCPNLPSTLPFQRNPKETFWVSTQLCSTKLTQNVDLLALLNWKAHPDRVLDILGQLRHINGEEIVKFLRDVLDTLFCLLDDNTDKYGPLVFQSLVFIINLLRDSRFYHFRPVMEAYIQNHFAGALAYKELIRCLKWYMDRSAEVVRQDHIQEAMRALEYLLKFIVQSRILYSRATCGMEEELFRASIQELFQSIRFVLSLDSRSSETLVFTQAALLNSFPDIFDELLQMFTVQEVAEYVRGTLGSMPSTVDIGQSMDVVKLQSIARTVESRLFFFPESRSILLPVVLHHIHLHLRQQRELLICSGILTSIFSIINTSAMESSVQEEVEMMVESLLDVLLQTLLSIMSKSQSLETARGQRCPQCTAEITGEYVSTLLSLLRQMTEVHFHHLLNNFHSKEELKEFMLKIFCVFRNLMKLTIFPRDWSVMRLLTSHVIVVTTQYLSPALHNNFSEADFDFKVWNSFFSLTVLYINQPSLQLEPLTQAKRKKVLDKYGDMRVMMAYELFSMWQKLGENKPHFIPGMMGPFLGVTLVPQSEVRNIMIPIFHDMMDWEQRQNGNFKLVEAELMDKLESMVSDGKGDGNHRELFGLLTQLFGPYPSLLEKIEQETWRETGISFVTSVTRLMERLLDYRECMKGDEMENKKIGGSSNLMNFYKSEMNKEEMYIRYIHKLCDLHLQAEDYTEAAFTLLLYWELLHWEDRPLREFLHYPTQSEWQRKEGLSRKVLHYFNKGKCWEYGISLCRELAFQYETLYDYQSLSWIRKMEAAYYDNIIEQQRIEPEFFRMGFYGRKFPFFLRNKEFVCRGYDYERLEDFQQRMLGEFPQAIAMQHPNQPDDALLQSDAQYLQIYAVTPVSDITDVPQLERVPERIKSFYRINNVTRFHYDRPFHKGPKDRENEFRSLWIERTTLILSRPLPGISRWAEVERRELVEVSPLENAIYVVENKTQELRTLISQYQHRQHHGNINPLSMLLNGVIDAAVNGGIARYQEAFFDKEYINSQPEDTERIAQLNDLMQEQVHILGVGLAVHEKLVHPEMRPLHKKLIDQFHMMRAGLHQSLYVAQQGLPAAYTGVNSPRGILTTHSHMSPESVRLIHRHSPMNLQGSIRQSSSSLSSHTSSEAGGNLVILTDGLMGEPPEDTAHMQPSPSSSSLSSIRSTSSQIINSTPSSARGSPSLPDKTKNNREVMILLPPHQRTNNTMYYSMTDNGQSNNLQRALLQQVSPCKPCIDPHMGLPEKVFPSAPSSWSLDGEGRETVPYIQGPTGGVIMPPVPPRSFPPGHFLMHFDAFHHQNSDPPPALPIRSLRKSPLHPIPGSPTSPQSALGGSNSTLSGSASSGVSSLSESNFGGQYPDPPVRNDAMEPVPSHLWTPDEYLDSPYLHIHCSGPEAESLDQVRPFHYRNPVSHLHPHSHPHSHPQTAGLDGHSHPQSHPQPAGLDGHPHPHSHGPTHHQIPLHGPHRIPYRRPQPPAVPPKPYLREGCIPEEDLSSLLPQPIPLPRRIFHSPHSHREEQAKAAWEQCISEEHEETP; this is encoded by the exons CATGCATCCAGCCGACACAGTGGCCAGCCAAGCACAAACCAG GGCGACAGCATGCGTCAGCGTCATGGAGACGGTTGCCATGTTCCGGTGCAGCACCACCTCTTCATCAACTTGAAGAGCTTCACCTATAACACCATCAGCGAGGACGCAGACGTCTTCTTCTCCCTCTACGACACCCGCGACAACAAACAGATCAG TGAGAAGTTTATGGTGAGACTAAACAAAAATGGAGGGCCAAAGAACCCAGAGAAAGTGGACCGTCTGTGTGCTCTCTTCACG GATCTGAGCAGTAAGGACTTGAAGAGAGACCTGTACATTGTGACACATGTCATACGAACTG GTCGTATGTTGTTGAATGACTCAAAGAAGGGTCTGCCCCACGTGCAGTACAGGAGACCGTACGGCTGTGCTGTCCTGGCCATGAGTGACGTGTTCCACACCATCACTGACCTCAAAGAGGAGAAGGACTTTGTACTCAAAGTTTACAC ATGTAATAATGAGAACGAGTGGTTTCAGATCCACGAGAACATCATACGCAAGTCCAGCACAAAGTACTCGGCCCCTAGCACCAACTATG gcctcatcatctctctacagctGCTGCGGGGGGAACTGGATCAGATCAGGAGGGAGAACCAAGCTGTGTTCAGCAGGTCTCTGGCCATCACACGCAAACTGGGCTTCCCTGATGTCATCATGCCAG GTGACACTCGTAATGACCTGTACCTGACCCTGGAGCGAGGGGACTTTGAGAGGGGGGgcaagagtgtccagaaaaatatTGAGGTCACTGTGTATGTGCTTTACGCCGATGGGGACACACTCAAG gactgtatcagtctgggTAGTGGGGAGCCCAACACCAGTGAACACCGCTCTTTTGTCCTGTACCACAACAACAGCCCTCGCTGGAGTGAGATGATTAAACTACCCATCCCCATAGACCGCTTCAGAGGATCACATCTGCGCTTTGAGTTCAGACACTGTTCCA CTAAAGACAAAGGGGAGAAGAAGCTGTTTGGTTTTGCCTTCACTCCTCTTATGAGGGAGGATGGGACCACGCTGTCAGACGAGAGCCATGAGCTCTATGTCTATAAG TGTGATGAGAATGCAACGTTCAGCAACCAGGGCCTGTACCTGAGCATGCCCTGCTGTAAAGAGGACTTCAACAGCTGCCCCAACCTGCCCTCCACCCTGCCCTTCCAGAGGAACCCCAAGGAGACCTTCTGGGtctccacacagctctgctccaCCAAGCTCACTCAGAACG TGGACCTCCTGGCTCTGCTGAACTGGAAAGCCCACCCTGACAGGGTGTTAGACATCTTGGGTCAACTACGCCACATCAATGGAGAGGAGATTGTCAAG TTCCTACGAGATGTCCTGGATACACTATTTTGTCTCCTGGATGACAACACAGATAAATACGGACCACTGGTTTTCCAGTCACTG GTGTTTATCATCAACCTGCTCAGGGACAGTCGTTTCTACCACTTCCGGCCTGTTATGGAGGCATACATACAGAACCACTTTGCAGGAGCTCTGGCCTACAA AGAGCTGATTCGCTGTCTGAAGTGGTACATGGACCGCTCTGCTGAGGTTGTCAGACAGGATCACATACAGGAGGCCATGAGG GCTCTGGAGTACCTGTTGAAGTTTATCGTCCAGTCTCGGATCCTGTACTCGCGAGCGACCTGTGGTATGGAGGAGGAGCTGTTCAGGGCCAGCATCCAGGAGCTCTTCCAGTCCATCCGCTTTGTGTTGAGTCTGGACAGCCGCAGCTCAGAGACCCTCGTCTTCACACAG GCGGCGTTATTGAACAGTTTCCCAGACATCTTTGACGAGCTGCTGCAGATGTTCACAGTGCAGGAGGTGGCTGAGTATGTCCGGGGCACCCTGGGGAGCATGCCCAGTACGGTGGACATCGGTCAGTCTATGGACGTGGTCAAACTGCAGTCTATCGCCCGCACCGTCGAGAGCAGGCTCTTCTTCTTCCCTG agtCTCGTAGTATTTTGCTGCCGGTGGTCCTGCATCACATCCACCTGCACCTGCGCCAGCAGAGGGAGCTGCTGATCTGCTCAGGAATCCTCACTAGCATCTTCTCCATCATCAATACCAGCGCTATG GAGTCTTCTGTTCAGGAGGAGGTAGAGATGATGGTGGAGAGCCTGTTGGATGTTCTGCTCCAGACTCTGTTGTCCATCATGTCCAAGTCTCAGTCTCTGGAGACAGCTAGGGGGCAGCGCTGTCCCCAGTGCACGGCTGAGATCACG GGGGAGTATGTGTCCACTCTGCTGTCTCTACTTAGACAGATGACAGAGGTCCACTTCCACCACCTGCTCAACAACTTCCACAGCAAAGAGGAACTCAAG GAGTTCATGTTGAAGATCTTCTGTGTGTTCCGGAACCTGATGAAGCTCACCATCTTCCCCCGAGACTGGAGTGTCATGAGGCTTCTGACCAGTCA TGTCATTGTGGTGACAACACAGTACCTGTCCCCAGCGTTACACAATAACTTCTCTGAGGCGGATTTTGACTTCAAG GTGTGGAACTCTTTCTTCAGCCTGACGGTCCTGTACATCAACCAGCCCAGTCTGCAGCTGGAGCCCCTCACACAGGCCAAGAGGAAGAAAGTCCTGGACAA GTATGGAGACATGAGGGTGATGATGGCCTATGAGCTCTTCAGCATGTGGCAGAAGCTTG GTGAGAATAAGCCCCACTTTATCCCTGGAATGATGGGTCCGTTCCTGGGAGTGACGCTCGTGCCTCAGAGCGAGGTCCGGAATATCATGATTCCCATCTTCCATGACATGATGGACTGGGAGCAGAGGCAGAACGGCAACTTCAAACTG gtggaagCAGAGTTGATGGACAAGCTGGAGAGTATGGTGTCAGATGGGAAAGGGGATGGCAATCACAGAGAGCTCTTTGGTCTGCT GACCCAGTTGTTTGGGCCTTACCCCAG CCTACTTGAGAAAATTGAGCAGGAGACGTGGAGAGAGACGGGCATCTCATTTGTCACCTCCGTCACGAGACTGATGGAGCGGCTGCTAGATTACAG GGAGTGTATGAAAGGAGATGAAATGGAGAACAAGAAAATTGGTGGCTCTTCCAACCTCATG AATTTCTACAAGTCTGAGATGAACAAGGAGGAGATGTACATCCGCTACATCCACAAGCTGTGTGACCTGCACCTGCAGGCAGAGGACTACACAG AGGCAGCGTTCACCCTGCTTCTGTACTGGGAGCTGCTGCACTGGGAGGACCGCCCCCTCAGAGAGTTCCTCCACTACCCCACACAGAGCGAGTGGCAACGCAAGGAGGGCCTCAGTCGCAAAGTCCTCCACTATTTCAACAAGGGAAAG TGTTGGGAATATGGAATATCACTCTGTCGGGAACTGGCTTTCCAGTATGAAACCTTATATGATTACCAGAGTCTGAGCTGGATAAGG AAAATGGAAGCTGCGTACTATGACAACATCATAGAACAGCAGAGGATTGAACCAGAGTTCTTCAGGATGGGCTTCTATGGCAGGAAGTTTCCTTTTTTCCTCAGG AATAAGGAGTTTGTGTGCCGGGGTTATGACTATGAACGACTTGAGGATTTCCAGCAAAGGATGCTGGGAGAATTCCCACAGGCCATTGCCATGCAGCACCCCAACCAACCAGATGACGCCCTCCTACAGAGTGATGCTCAGT ACCTGCAGATCTATGCGGTGACCCCAGTGTCAGACATTACTGACGTGCCTCAGCTGGAGCGCGTCCCAGAGAGGATCAAGAGCTTCTACCGCATCAACAATGTCACTCGCTTTCACTACGACAGACCCTTCCACAAGGGACCCAAGGACAGGGAGAATGAGttcaga agcCTGTGGATTGAGAGAACCACCCTGATTCTGTCTCGTCCCCTCCCTGGAATCTCCCGCTGGgctgaggtggagaggagagaactg gtggaGGTGAGCCCTCTGGAGAATGCCATCTACGTGGTGGAGAATAAGACCCAGGAGCTGCGGACCCTGATCAGCCAGTACCAGCACCGGCAGCACCATGGCAACATCAACCCCCTCAGCATGCTGCTCAACGGGGTCATAGACGCTGCAGTCAACGGGGGCATCGCCAGATACCAGGAG GCATTCTTTGATAAGGAGTACATCAACAGTCAACCAGAGGACACAGAGAGGATAGCTCAGCTAAATGACCTGATGCAGGAACAG GTTCACATCCTTGGAGTGGGGCTGGCTGTCCACGAGAAGTTGGTGCACCCAGAAATGCGTCCTCTGCACAAAAAGCTGATAGATCAGTTCCACATGATGAGGGCTGGTTTACACCAG TCTTTATATGTGGCCCAACAGGGGTTGCCAGCGGCCTACACAGGGGTCAACTCTCCCAGAGGCATCCTGACCACTCACAGCCACATGAGCCCAGAGAGCGTTCGTCTgatacacagacacag CCCTATGAACCTGCAGGGTTCTATCCGccagtcctcctcctccctctcttctcacacCTCCAGCGAGGCGGGAGGAAACTTGGTCATCCTGACAGATGGCCTGATGGGAGAGCCCCCTGAGGATACGGCACACATGCAG ccaagcccctcctcctccagTCTGAGCTCCATTCGCTCCACCTCCTCCCAGATAATCAACTCCACCCCTTCCAGCGCTAGAG gcTCTCCGTCCCTACCGGATAAAACCAAAAACAACCGGGAGGTGATGATTCTGCTGCCCCCTCACCAGAGAACTAACAACACCATGTACTACAGCATGACTGACAACGGACAG AGCAACAATCTGCAGCGTGCCTTACTCCAACAAGTGAGCCCCTGTAAGCCATGCATTGACCCTCACATGGGCTTGCCAGAGAAAG TGTTCCCTAGTGCCCCCAGCAGCTGGAGTCTAGATGGGGAGGGTAGGGAGACAGTGCCCTACATCCAGGGACCTACAGGGGGTGTTATCATGCCCCCTGTCCCGCCCAGGTCCTTCCCACCAG GTCACTTCCTGATGCACTTTGATGCGTTCCACCACCAGAACAGTGACCCACCCCCAGCACTGCCCATTCGCTCTCTCAGAAAG tctcctctccaccccATACCAGGCTCCCCTACCAGTCCTCAGTCAGCCCTGGGGGGCAGTAACTCCACCCTCTCGGGCAGTGCCAGCAGTGGCGTCTCCTCTCTGAGTGAGAGTAACTTTGGGGGCCAGTACCCTGATCCCCCCGTGCGAAATGATGCCATGGAGCCCGTCCCCAGCCACCTGTGGACCCCTGATGAGTACTTGGACTCTCCTTACCTCCACATCCACTGCAGCGGGCCAGAAGCAGAGTCCCTCGACCAGGTCCGACCCTTCCACTACCGCAACCCTGTCTCACACCTCCACCCTCACTCCCACCCCCACTCTCATCCCCAAACAGCCGGCCTCGACGGTCACTCCCACCCCCAGTCTCACCCCCAACCGGCCGGCCTTGACGGTCACCCCCACCCTCACTCCCACGGGCCCACCCACCACCAGATACCACTCCACGGCCCCCACCGCATTCCTTACCGACGCCCCCAACCCCCGGCTGTGCCCCCCAAGCCCTACCTGAGGGAGGGGTGCATCCCTGAGGAGGACCTGAGCTCTCTGTTGCCCCAGCCCATCCCCCTGCCTCGGAGGATCTTCCACTCTCCCCACAGCCACAGAGAGGAGCAAGCTAAGGCTGCATGGGAGCAGTGCATCAGCGAGGAACACGAGGAGACACCATGA